Proteins encoded by one window of Desulfovibrio ferrophilus:
- a CDS encoding cobyrinate a,c-diamide synthase: MPTRTIVIAGTHSGCGKTTASLALMAALVRRGFTVQAFKAGPDFIDPGHHEAVTGRPSHNLDGWMMGEAGVREVFSRYAADADVAVVEGVMGLFDGFSGSSEEGTTAQLAKWLDAPVVLVVDARSMARSAAAMVKGYAEFDPELNMAGVLFNRIGSDNHKSIIEEAMLDLPGILPLGFLARNEKLALPSRHLGLVTAEDHKLDDEMGGRLARWMEDGANLGRLLSLAPDPALTLPEESTTESTPPQAPDVRIGVARDRAFCFYYHENLRLLAEAGAELVPFSPLIDTALPADLDGLYLGGGYPELHAETLSTNAGMLSALRSFCASNKPVYAECGGFMTLMQSITDATGHRHPMAGVFPMNAAMGDRFRALGYREAVTTADSAFGPAWTMLRGHEFHYSSLTDMGDGAEAVYKVRDRKGWTDLREGFTVGRTLGTYVHAHFISNPDVPAAFVQACRDSRNAQGPTDEPDALPRSPDVS, from the coding sequence ATGCCTACGAGAACTATCGTCATCGCGGGAACGCACAGCGGATGCGGCAAGACCACAGCCAGTCTGGCGCTCATGGCGGCGCTGGTGCGCCGTGGCTTCACGGTCCAGGCCTTCAAGGCCGGGCCGGACTTCATCGACCCCGGCCATCACGAGGCCGTCACAGGCCGCCCCAGCCATAATCTGGATGGCTGGATGATGGGCGAGGCCGGAGTGCGTGAGGTTTTCTCGCGCTACGCCGCCGATGCTGACGTGGCCGTGGTGGAAGGGGTCATGGGCCTGTTCGACGGTTTTTCCGGCAGCAGCGAGGAGGGCACCACCGCGCAGTTGGCCAAATGGCTCGACGCCCCGGTGGTGCTGGTGGTCGATGCCCGCTCCATGGCCCGCTCCGCCGCCGCCATGGTCAAGGGCTACGCCGAATTCGACCCCGAACTGAACATGGCAGGGGTCCTGTTCAACCGCATCGGCTCCGACAATCATAAAAGCATCATCGAAGAAGCCATGCTCGATCTGCCCGGCATCCTGCCGCTGGGCTTCCTGGCCCGCAACGAAAAATTGGCCCTGCCCTCGCGCCATCTGGGGCTGGTTACAGCCGAGGACCACAAACTGGACGACGAGATGGGCGGACGCCTGGCCCGCTGGATGGAGGATGGAGCCAATCTGGGCCGCCTGCTGTCCCTGGCCCCGGACCCGGCGCTCACGCTCCCCGAAGAGTCCACGACCGAAAGCACACCACCTCAAGCTCCTGACGTGCGCATCGGCGTGGCCCGCGACAGGGCTTTCTGTTTCTATTACCATGAGAATCTGCGCCTGCTTGCCGAGGCCGGAGCAGAACTCGTTCCTTTTTCACCGCTCATCGACACCGCCCTGCCCGCCGATCTGGACGGCCTGTATCTGGGCGGTGGCTATCCCGAGCTTCATGCCGAAACCCTCTCTACCAACGCGGGAATGCTTTCGGCCCTGCGTTCGTTTTGCGCGTCGAACAAACCGGTCTACGCCGAATGCGGCGGGTTCATGACCCTCATGCAGTCAATCACCGATGCCACAGGCCACAGGCATCCCATGGCCGGAGTCTTTCCCATGAACGCCGCCATGGGCGATCGCTTCCGGGCACTGGGCTATCGCGAGGCCGTCACCACGGCGGATTCCGCCTTCGGTCCGGCCTGGACCATGCTGCGCGGCCACGAATTCCATTATTCGTCCCTGACCGACATGGGAGACGGAGCCGAGGCCGTGTACAAGGTCCGCGACCGCAAGGGCTGGACCGACCTGCGCGAGGGCTTTACGGTGGGCAGAACCTTGGGCACCTATGTTCACGCCCACTTCATCTCCAATCCTGATGTGCCCGCAGCCTTTGTTCAGGCCTGCCGGGATAGCCGCAACGCCCAAGGCCCCACAGACGAGCCGGATGCCCTACCCCGGAGTCCCGATGTGTCCTGA
- a CDS encoding MBL fold metallo-hydrolase, with protein sequence MDIQGFLIECWKAVELYNSGKIDSKPWEQLEVLKAEANPTVYSKANADAMRNIISALKKMFKGDRYQELYFLKRNLEIDGASPLLVSFRLGLIALVYAALGKKDQSFRARHCAEAIPAHSQEPCFSILFLAHAFADLHWIVPSYPLDFPNEYDWAKTAAKYLDPLLAQPGIISYPYKVSWMANAIMRTCAAAHYLDKVTLNADGTVPGDLNHGRDLLNDYMTYLNSTIGARQPIQNIDVIASDLGLAQQAASAAYFKTWRVANLDILKNMEDTDAQRLAFINKPSQLNAGDNTKDIPLFYVLRRWNSFTPIVPDEADRQRVYRGGGYFIWHQNKGTVVDPGFRFIRNFADAGGRVNDIDNIVVTHAHNDHTADLESIFTVLYQHNATIKNTLKEFGAYLPSLQLTYMDYAQDNPGHSDDQKFDFLCTLKPAEGATPAPGSLQDDWNNLYDLLATNDVTVLPLIELEDLDGKALDQRDIAIMAMCLPENSAPLNITDYGLIITPKKNEDVLKAAGHAKKKVQVYVNLGTMRKFNTIIDPDSQYIDYIGGVHIIEPGQTYYLANAPTSAGPQANELKMIVHKAYHNEVVTKNYATGLEFVFSKLAGTPKSRILITSDTSLCWTFKPAAVKAGGLTLADTDYSGRQNLQYTTNEVVNSYLTPPGIPFDLLLPHIGSIKDYEVSPPSFNPKDFIYKNHLGIIGVSQVIAATNPVVALVTEFGEEMTHVIELSMDMTRRGVRGVHTLKTPNAEPRLTTNIKPADIGLAFDMDERKYYQAKNDGSGAWTEDTEDGVAPADLDVTYTNHTFPVAYKARG encoded by the coding sequence ATGGATATCCAGGGATTTCTCATCGAATGCTGGAAGGCCGTGGAGCTCTACAACTCTGGCAAGATCGACTCCAAACCATGGGAGCAACTGGAAGTCCTCAAGGCAGAGGCCAACCCGACCGTCTACAGCAAGGCCAATGCCGACGCCATGCGCAACATCATCTCGGCGCTCAAGAAGATGTTCAAGGGCGATCGCTATCAGGAACTCTACTTTCTCAAGCGCAACCTGGAAATAGACGGGGCATCACCACTGCTCGTATCCTTTCGCCTGGGGCTTATCGCGCTGGTCTATGCGGCTTTGGGCAAAAAGGACCAATCCTTTCGTGCCCGGCATTGCGCAGAAGCCATTCCCGCACATAGCCAAGAACCATGCTTTTCGATCCTGTTCCTGGCCCATGCCTTTGCGGACCTGCACTGGATCGTCCCCAGCTATCCACTGGATTTCCCCAATGAATACGATTGGGCCAAGACCGCGGCCAAATACCTCGACCCGCTACTCGCCCAACCAGGCATCATCAGTTACCCCTACAAGGTCAGCTGGATGGCCAATGCCATCATGCGGACCTGTGCCGCGGCCCACTACCTGGACAAGGTGACACTTAACGCCGACGGCACTGTGCCTGGTGACCTCAACCATGGCCGCGACCTGCTCAACGATTACATGACCTATCTGAATTCTACCATCGGTGCGAGACAGCCCATCCAAAACATCGACGTCATCGCCTCGGACCTTGGCCTGGCCCAGCAGGCAGCCAGCGCTGCCTATTTCAAAACCTGGCGAGTGGCCAACCTGGATATCCTGAAAAACATGGAGGATACGGATGCCCAGCGGCTGGCCTTCATCAACAAACCCAGCCAGCTAAATGCCGGGGACAACACCAAAGACATCCCCCTGTTCTATGTTCTCAGGCGCTGGAACTCCTTCACCCCCATCGTGCCCGATGAGGCCGATCGGCAACGTGTCTATCGAGGTGGCGGCTATTTTATCTGGCATCAGAACAAAGGCACGGTGGTGGACCCAGGGTTCCGTTTCATCCGCAACTTTGCGGACGCTGGCGGACGCGTAAACGACATCGACAACATTGTCGTGACCCACGCACACAACGACCACACCGCCGATTTGGAATCCATCTTCACGGTGCTCTATCAGCATAACGCCACTATCAAGAATACCCTTAAGGAATTCGGCGCATACCTGCCCAGCCTGCAACTGACCTATATGGATTATGCACAAGACAACCCCGGCCATTCGGATGATCAAAAGTTCGATTTCCTCTGCACGCTCAAACCAGCCGAAGGAGCAACTCCGGCACCAGGAAGTCTCCAAGACGACTGGAATAATTTATATGATCTTCTGGCAACCAACGATGTCACCGTCCTGCCCTTGATCGAACTGGAGGACCTTGACGGGAAAGCTCTCGACCAGCGAGACATAGCCATCATGGCCATGTGCCTGCCCGAAAACAGCGCTCCACTCAATATCACAGACTATGGCCTGATCATCACACCCAAAAAAAACGAAGACGTGCTCAAGGCTGCGGGCCATGCCAAAAAGAAGGTGCAGGTCTACGTCAATCTGGGCACCATGCGTAAATTCAACACCATCATCGACCCGGACTCGCAGTACATCGACTATATTGGCGGGGTGCACATCATCGAGCCGGGACAAACCTACTATCTGGCCAATGCTCCCACCAGTGCTGGTCCTCAGGCCAACGAATTAAAAATGATCGTGCACAAGGCCTACCACAACGAGGTGGTGACCAAGAACTACGCCACGGGTCTGGAATTTGTCTTCTCGAAGCTGGCGGGCACGCCCAAGTCCCGAATTCTGATCACTTCGGACACCAGTCTGTGCTGGACCTTCAAACCAGCAGCGGTAAAGGCCGGTGGCCTGACTCTGGCCGATACAGACTACAGCGGGAGACAAAATCTGCAGTATACAACCAACGAAGTCGTCAACAGCTACCTCACGCCTCCGGGAATCCCCTTTGATCTCCTGCTGCCACACATCGGCTCCATCAAGGACTACGAAGTATCGCCCCCCAGCTTCAATCCCAAGGACTTCATCTACAAGAACCACCTGGGGATTATCGGCGTATCTCAGGTCATTGCCGCCACCAACCCCGTAGTCGCCCTGGTCACCGAATTCGGCGAAGAGATGACCCACGTCATCGAACTGAGCATGGACATGACCCGGCGAGGTGTACGCGGAGTGCACACACTGAAGACTCCCAATGCCGAACCCAGGCTCACCACCAACATCAAACCAGCTGACATCGGCCTGGCCTTCGATATGGACGAAAGAAAATATTACCAGGCCAAAAACGATGGCAGCGGTGCCTGGACAGAGGATACGGAGGACGGAGTCGCCCCCGCCGATCTGGACGTGACGTACACCAACCACACCTTCCCCGTCGCTTACAAGGCCAGGGGCTAA